The Deltaproteobacteria bacterium genome has a segment encoding these proteins:
- the menE gene encoding o-succinylbenzoate--CoA ligase, whose product MNPLSEVWLRERPEAPALVFGDRTWSWAELDVSSRGVGAALQARGLGSGDRVAVLASNTPGFAFLVHAAVRTGVELVLLNTRLTEADWREQLSRTRCRALALGRGLSLESPGVPVLALDELHADPSPCRDVDPDPARPLALLFTSGTTGRPKAAVLSIGALRAHARASGQHLGQTLDDLHLCNLPLFHVGGLSMLFRAAACGGAVLLHERFDAERVLADLASRPVTHLSLVSTTLARLLDALGDAPFPLQTLRVALLGGGPLPAPLRARAREKRLPLRHTYGLTEACSQVTTESEIGDGETAGVPLPGVEVRIVDGERRELPVGQAGEIEVKGPGLMLGYDGDAEATGAALDDGWLRTRDLGTLDAQGRLVVHARRTDLILSGGENVYPAEIEAALLGVPGVRDAAVLGRADQTWGQVPIAAVVLAGDATVAAVAEALNALLPRFKRPRELLALPELPRNAAGKVERAKLRALLGLGNDS is encoded by the coding sequence GTGAATCCGCTCTCCGAAGTCTGGCTCCGCGAGCGTCCCGAGGCACCGGCGCTCGTCTTCGGCGATCGGACGTGGAGCTGGGCCGAGCTGGACGTGTCGTCGCGCGGCGTGGGCGCTGCGCTCCAGGCGCGCGGGCTCGGGTCCGGCGATCGCGTGGCCGTGCTCGCGTCGAACACGCCGGGGTTCGCCTTTCTGGTTCACGCCGCGGTGCGGACCGGCGTGGAGCTGGTGCTGCTCAACACCCGGCTCACTGAAGCAGATTGGCGCGAGCAGCTCTCTCGCACCCGGTGTCGCGCGCTCGCGCTGGGCCGCGGCCTCTCGCTCGAGTCGCCCGGCGTGCCGGTGCTCGCGCTCGACGAGCTCCACGCAGATCCGTCGCCGTGTCGCGACGTGGATCCGGATCCGGCGCGCCCGCTCGCGCTGCTCTTCACGAGCGGGACGACCGGACGACCCAAGGCCGCCGTGCTCTCCATCGGCGCGCTGCGCGCCCACGCGCGTGCCTCGGGACAGCACCTCGGCCAGACGTTGGACGACCTCCACCTCTGCAACCTTCCGCTCTTTCACGTCGGCGGGCTGAGCATGCTCTTCCGCGCCGCGGCGTGCGGGGGTGCGGTGCTGCTCCACGAGCGCTTCGACGCCGAGCGTGTCCTCGCGGATCTCGCGAGCCGGCCGGTCACGCACCTCTCGCTGGTCTCCACCACGCTCGCGCGGCTCCTCGACGCGCTCGGCGACGCGCCCTTTCCCCTTCAAACGCTCCGCGTGGCGTTGCTCGGAGGCGGGCCGCTCCCGGCGCCACTGCGCGCGCGCGCCCGCGAGAAGCGCCTCCCGCTCCGGCACACCTATGGGCTCACGGAGGCGTGCTCGCAGGTGACCACCGAGTCAGAAATCGGCGACGGCGAGACGGCGGGAGTGCCGCTGCCTGGCGTGGAGGTGCGCATCGTCGATGGCGAGCGTCGCGAGCTGCCCGTGGGCCAGGCCGGCGAGATCGAAGTGAAGGGCCCAGGTCTGATGCTCGGCTACGACGGCGACGCCGAAGCGACTGGCGCGGCCCTCGACGACGGCTGGCTGCGCACGCGCGACCTGGGCACGCTCGACGCGCAGGGGCGCCTCGTCGTCCACGCCCGGCGTACCGACCTCATCCTCTCGGGCGGCGAGAACGTGTACCCCGCCGAGATTGAAGCGGCTCTGCTCGGCGTCCCCGGCGTGCGCGACGCCGCGGTCCTGGGGCGCGCGGACCAAACCTGGGGCCAGGTTCCCATCGCGGCCGTCGTGCTCGCGGGCGACGCCACGGTGGCCGCGGTTGCCGAGGCGCTGAACGCGCTGCTGCCGCGCTTCAAGCGTCCTCGGGAGCTGCTTGCGCTGCCGGAGTTGCCCCGCAATGCCGCGGGCAAGGTGGAGCGCGCCAAGCTGCGGGCGCTGCTCGGGCTGGGTAACGATTCGTAA
- the menD gene encoding 2-succinyl-5-enolpyruvyl-6-hydroxy-3-cyclohexene-1-carboxylic-acid synthase, whose amino-acid sequence MSFPNRNALWAHVMVEELALAGVHHVCISPGSRSTPLALAVLQREGLASSVHHDERSAAFFALGLAKTSRKPVALVCTSGTAAANYLPAVVEASLSHVPLIVLTADRPPEARSWGAPQTIDQLELYGRHARWSLDLPLPEPTAPMLAYLRQAMCRAVHVATRAPAGPVHLNVPLRDPLPPIPLAGDVPDAIAQDAKRARTRPTLTINEDVIRPDDAMLRPLAERLALLPRGILAVGPTPGDARLAAALARLSEATGWPILAEATTSLRVKSLGPGAIAHGELLARNAVFAREHAPQIAVRLGQALTPRALTRYVDSSAECVVIDEPGRWVDPGHRASTLLAGDPALLVGRLAELIHEKRPSRDATWLDAFQRADAAAERALTHALESEEELGELHVARDVFDALPAGVPLFVASSMPIRDVETAAGLRAAFAPVLANRGANGIDGTIASALGAAAAHGGRGALLIGDVAFLHDVNSLLTAKLLGLSFTALVINNDGGGIFSFLEVAQNVEPATFEKLWGTPHGLDVASAARAFGATHSIASTRSALQNALAESLGSRAPGARIIEVRTDRARNVEAHRRVLVAVDAALEGQPWRSST is encoded by the coding sequence GTGAGCTTTCCCAACCGCAACGCGCTCTGGGCGCACGTGATGGTGGAGGAGCTCGCCCTCGCTGGCGTGCACCACGTGTGCATCTCGCCGGGCTCGCGCTCGACGCCGCTCGCGCTCGCGGTTCTTCAGCGCGAAGGGCTCGCGAGCAGCGTGCACCACGACGAGCGCTCGGCGGCGTTCTTCGCGCTCGGGCTCGCGAAGACCTCGCGCAAGCCGGTGGCCTTGGTGTGCACGTCGGGAACTGCGGCCGCGAACTACCTCCCCGCAGTGGTGGAGGCGTCGCTCTCGCACGTGCCGCTCATCGTGCTCACTGCGGATCGCCCGCCTGAAGCGCGAAGCTGGGGCGCGCCCCAGACGATCGATCAGCTCGAGCTCTACGGCCGCCATGCGCGCTGGTCGCTGGATCTGCCGTTGCCCGAGCCGACCGCGCCGATGCTCGCGTACCTGCGCCAGGCGATGTGCCGCGCCGTCCACGTGGCCACGCGCGCGCCCGCGGGCCCGGTGCATCTCAACGTCCCGCTGCGCGATCCGCTCCCGCCGATTCCGCTCGCGGGCGATGTGCCAGATGCGATCGCCCAGGACGCGAAGCGCGCTCGGACGCGGCCCACGCTGACCATCAACGAGGACGTGATCCGGCCCGACGACGCGATGCTCCGCCCGCTGGCCGAGCGGCTCGCGCTGCTGCCCCGGGGAATCCTCGCCGTCGGGCCCACACCGGGAGACGCGCGGCTGGCGGCAGCGCTCGCCCGCCTCTCGGAGGCCACGGGCTGGCCGATTCTCGCCGAGGCGACGACTTCACTCCGCGTGAAGTCGCTCGGGCCGGGCGCGATCGCACACGGCGAGCTGCTCGCCCGGAACGCGGTGTTCGCCCGCGAGCACGCGCCGCAAATCGCGGTCCGGCTCGGGCAAGCGCTCACGCCGCGCGCGCTCACCCGCTACGTCGATTCATCGGCGGAGTGCGTGGTCATCGACGAGCCCGGGCGTTGGGTTGATCCGGGTCATCGCGCGTCGACGCTCCTCGCCGGCGATCCCGCGCTCCTCGTGGGGCGACTCGCCGAGCTGATCCACGAGAAGCGGCCTTCGCGCGACGCCACCTGGCTCGACGCGTTCCAGCGCGCCGACGCAGCGGCAGAGCGCGCGCTGACCCATGCGCTCGAGAGCGAAGAGGAGCTTGGCGAGCTGCACGTGGCGCGCGACGTGTTCGACGCGCTGCCGGCGGGCGTCCCCCTCTTCGTGGCAAGCAGCATGCCCATTCGCGACGTCGAGACAGCCGCCGGACTCCGCGCCGCCTTCGCTCCCGTGCTCGCGAATCGCGGCGCCAACGGCATCGACGGAACGATCGCCAGCGCGCTCGGCGCCGCGGCGGCACACGGCGGGCGCGGCGCGCTGCTCATCGGCGACGTCGCGTTTCTCCACGACGTGAACAGCCTGCTCACCGCGAAGCTCCTCGGGCTGTCGTTCACCGCGCTCGTCATCAACAACGACGGCGGAGGGATCTTCTCGTTCCTCGAGGTGGCGCAGAACGTCGAGCCGGCGACCTTCGAGAAGCTCTGGGGCACGCCGCACGGGCTCGACGTCGCCTCGGCCGCGCGCGCGTTCGGAGCCACACACTCCATCGCCAGCACGCGCAGCGCGCTGCAGAACGCGCTCGCGGAGTCGCTCGGTTCGAGGGCGCCTGGCGCACGAATCATCGAGGTTCGCACCGACCGCGCGCGAAACGTGGAGGCCCATCGACGGGTGCTGGTTGCCGTCGACGCCGCGCTGGAGGGCCAGCCATGGCGTTCCTCGACGTAG
- a CDS encoding o-succinylbenzoate synthase, which translates to MKLDAIELAAFRLPLARAVQTGAGTHVTREGFVIRIRDDQGRVGHGEATPLVSQGTESLESCEAALVALGRRLLGLELSGASQLAELLPGEDTPAARCGLELALLDLLALEQRAPVASLLTTDALSRVAVNALLVEDHAEALAREAALRVAEGFSTLKLKVGARPLDEDLARVRAVANAAGARALLRLDANGAWPLPLARRALEAMSEIAELELCEQPVASLEDLGQLTSISPVPVAADELLARPEIAETLIHRRAAHAVVLKPMVLGGLLPAQRLAVRAARAGLEVIVTTTLDGVLARAGAWHLASALPGPLPACGLATGFTLAEDLGSDPMILERGRARVPTLPGLGVQPTRDLAWRDVA; encoded by the coding sequence GTGAAGCTCGATGCCATCGAGCTCGCCGCGTTTCGACTCCCGCTCGCGCGCGCGGTGCAGACGGGCGCGGGCACGCACGTGACGCGCGAAGGCTTCGTGATCCGGATCCGCGACGATCAGGGTCGCGTCGGGCACGGCGAGGCGACGCCGCTGGTGAGTCAGGGCACCGAGTCGCTCGAGAGCTGCGAAGCCGCGCTCGTCGCGCTCGGGCGACGGCTGTTGGGCCTCGAGCTCAGCGGCGCGAGCCAGCTCGCAGAGCTCCTCCCCGGTGAGGATACGCCGGCCGCGCGATGTGGCCTGGAGCTCGCGCTGTTGGACTTGCTCGCGCTCGAGCAGCGCGCTCCCGTCGCGTCGCTGCTCACGACCGACGCGTTGTCGCGCGTGGCCGTGAACGCGCTCCTCGTCGAGGATCACGCCGAGGCGCTCGCGCGCGAAGCGGCGCTGCGTGTGGCGGAGGGGTTCTCGACGTTGAAGCTCAAGGTCGGCGCGCGGCCGCTCGACGAGGATCTCGCGCGCGTTCGCGCGGTGGCGAATGCAGCGGGCGCCCGCGCGCTTCTCCGCCTGGACGCGAATGGCGCGTGGCCCCTCCCGCTGGCGCGGCGCGCGCTCGAGGCGATGTCGGAGATCGCGGAGCTCGAGCTCTGCGAGCAGCCTGTCGCCTCACTCGAGGACCTCGGGCAGCTCACGTCGATCTCACCCGTGCCCGTCGCCGCGGACGAGCTCCTGGCCAGGCCGGAGATCGCGGAGACCTTGATCCATCGGCGCGCGGCGCACGCCGTGGTGCTCAAGCCGATGGTGCTGGGCGGACTCCTTCCTGCGCAGCGGCTCGCGGTGCGGGCGGCGCGGGCGGGGCTCGAGGTGATCGTGACCACCACGCTCGACGGCGTGCTGGCCCGCGCGGGCGCGTGGCACCTGGCGAGCGCACTTCCCGGTCCGCTCCCCGCCTGTGGCCTCGCGACCGGGTTCACGCTCGCGGAGGATCTCGGATCCGATCCCATGATTCTCGAGCGCGGCCGCGCACGCGTGCCGACGCTCCCCGGGCTGGGCGTGCAACCCACGCGCGACCTCGCGTGGAGGGATGTGGCGTGA
- a CDS encoding PadR family transcriptional regulator, with protein sequence MPRSWKTESLPAVEGPARLGRGDVKLLLLAALEDGPRHGYELMKAVEQLSGGRYVPSAGVVYPTLKVYAEQGLLKVEPHGDRRRYALTAPGKKHLSQRREALTLALKRVRNGGAEARPELRALAQDAQKLVKDIFAHPAELKPNQIQALRRLLAETSARAKRLLE encoded by the coding sequence ATGCCGCGCTCGTGGAAGACAGAATCGCTGCCCGCCGTCGAGGGCCCCGCACGCCTCGGCCGGGGCGACGTGAAGCTGCTGCTGCTCGCCGCCCTCGAGGACGGCCCGCGGCACGGCTACGAGCTGATGAAGGCGGTGGAGCAGCTCTCGGGCGGGCGCTACGTGCCCAGCGCGGGCGTCGTCTACCCCACCCTCAAGGTCTACGCGGAGCAGGGGCTGCTCAAGGTGGAGCCCCACGGTGATCGCCGGCGCTACGCGCTGACGGCGCCGGGCAAGAAGCACCTCTCGCAGCGCCGCGAGGCGCTCACCTTGGCCCTCAAGCGCGTCCGCAACGGCGGCGCGGAGGCTCGGCCCGAGCTGCGCGCGCTCGCCCAGGACGCCCAGAAGCTGGTGAAGGACATCTTCGCCCACCCGGCAGAGCTCAAGCCCAACCAGATCCAGGCGCT
- the menH gene encoding 2-succinyl-6-hydroxy-2,4-cyclohexadiene-1-carboxylate synthase translates to MAFLDVGGLRLRVEREGPRGESALVALHGFTGTAEELLAPARRLSDIERIGVDLIGHGQSDAPADPARYGFEQAIQDLVKLLERLERPSVELWGYSQGGRLALAFALAHPKRVTRLILESASPGIESESERTVRRHDDETLAQFIEREGIEAFVARWEALPLFASERELPPEARAELRRSRLSQRAVGLANALRGLGTGTQPSFWPRLHELGCPTLLITGARDEKFHAIAQGMSQQLPNSRHISIADAGHAPHRERPAACVAAVAEFLFARKP, encoded by the coding sequence ATGGCGTTCCTCGACGTAGGCGGGCTGCGGCTGCGCGTCGAGCGCGAGGGACCGCGCGGAGAGAGCGCGCTCGTCGCGCTGCACGGCTTCACGGGGACGGCCGAGGAGCTCCTCGCGCCTGCGCGCCGGCTCTCCGACATCGAGCGGATCGGCGTGGATCTCATCGGCCACGGGCAATCGGACGCGCCTGCGGATCCCGCGCGCTACGGCTTCGAGCAAGCGATCCAGGATCTGGTGAAGCTCCTCGAGCGCCTCGAGCGGCCAAGCGTGGAGCTCTGGGGCTACTCGCAAGGCGGACGGCTCGCGCTCGCGTTCGCGCTCGCGCACCCGAAGCGCGTGACGCGGTTGATTCTCGAGAGCGCGTCGCCCGGAATCGAGAGCGAATCCGAGCGCACCGTGCGGCGGCATGACGACGAGACGCTCGCGCAATTCATCGAGCGCGAAGGGATCGAAGCGTTCGTCGCGCGCTGGGAGGCGTTGCCGCTCTTCGCTTCCGAGCGTGAGCTTCCCCCAGAAGCCCGCGCCGAGCTTCGCAGGTCGCGCCTTTCGCAGCGGGCCGTCGGACTCGCAAACGCGCTCCGCGGATTGGGCACCGGCACGCAGCCTTCGTTCTGGCCGCGGCTCCACGAGCTCGGCTGTCCCACGCTGCTGATCACCGGCGCGCGCGACGAGAAGTTTCACGCGATCGCGCAAGGGATGTCGCAGCAGCTCCCGAATTCACGACATATCTCGATCGCGGACGCTGGCCACGCGCCCCACCGTGAGCGGCCTGCGGCGTGCGTCGCAGCGGTCGCTGAGTTCTTGTTTGCGAGGAAGCCATGA
- a CDS encoding 1,4-dihydroxy-2-naphthoate polyprenyltransferase — protein sequence MSQVASPSSSALPASRAGAWLLATRPRTLVAGAVPVLVGTALAAHQNTARALPALAALLGAVLIQIGTNLVNDYYDFKKGADRERVGEARVTSAGLIAPEQVLAAAGFTALLAVGVGLYLASVGGWPIVAIGVASLLAGFAYTGGPFPLGYHGLGDLFVFVFFGLVAVGGTYFVQAGTLSLTALAAAIPVGTIGTAIIVVNNLRDRESDAKVGKRTLAVRFGEAFTRAEYVTLLALAFATPVVLVALGAARPFALLPLVSAPLAIAPLKLVLREKGRPLDRGLALTARLQAAFGVLFALGLWL from the coding sequence ATGAGCCAGGTCGCCAGTCCTTCATCCTCGGCGCTGCCCGCGAGTCGCGCGGGCGCCTGGCTCCTCGCGACGCGGCCGCGCACGCTCGTCGCCGGCGCCGTGCCGGTGCTCGTGGGCACCGCGCTCGCGGCACACCAGAACACGGCCCGTGCGCTGCCCGCGCTCGCGGCCTTGCTCGGCGCGGTGTTGATCCAGATCGGCACGAACCTCGTCAACGACTACTACGACTTCAAGAAGGGCGCGGATCGCGAGCGCGTGGGCGAGGCGCGCGTCACCAGCGCCGGGCTCATCGCGCCCGAGCAGGTGCTCGCGGCCGCGGGCTTCACGGCGCTGCTCGCGGTGGGTGTGGGGCTCTACCTCGCGAGCGTGGGCGGCTGGCCGATCGTGGCCATTGGAGTCGCATCGCTGCTCGCGGGCTTCGCGTACACGGGTGGGCCCTTTCCGCTCGGCTACCACGGGCTCGGCGACCTGTTCGTGTTCGTGTTCTTCGGCCTCGTCGCCGTGGGTGGAACCTACTTCGTGCAAGCTGGCACGCTGAGCCTCACCGCGCTCGCGGCGGCGATTCCGGTGGGCACGATCGGCACGGCGATCATCGTGGTGAACAACCTCCGCGACCGCGAGAGCGACGCCAAGGTGGGCAAGCGCACGCTCGCTGTTCGGTTTGGCGAGGCGTTCACGCGCGCGGAGTACGTGACGTTGCTCGCGCTCGCGTTCGCGACGCCGGTTGTCCTCGTGGCGCTCGGCGCGGCCCGGCCCTTTGCGCTGCTGCCGCTCGTGAGTGCGCCGCTCGCGATCGCGCCGTTGAAGCTCGTGTTGCGCGAGAAGGGCCGTCCGCTCGATCGCGGGCTCGCGCTCACCGCCCGGCTGCAAGCGGCGTTCGGCGTGCTCTTCGCGCTGGGGCTGTGGCTGTGA